In Paenibacillus sp. G2S3, a single window of DNA contains:
- a CDS encoding CPBP family intramembrane glutamic endopeptidase has product MKKFKFGEIKIKKVEPGQLTDRLLLLNLYITQGLTLIIGLIWILFQKRNPFQLLIFPESVHFVAWGLGLAAVMLVVDYLLTHIVPEESMDDGGINDLLFRNRPVWHIVVIAAIVSICEELLFRGAIQYSIGPYWTSILFALIHVRYLRHFVPTGWVFLSSYGLGYIYIQSGSLWAPILCHFFIDLISGLVIRYRRES; this is encoded by the coding sequence ATGAAAAAATTCAAATTTGGCGAGATTAAGATAAAAAAAGTAGAGCCAGGCCAGTTAACAGACCGTCTTCTGCTCCTCAATCTCTACATTACTCAGGGGCTTACATTAATTATCGGTTTGATATGGATATTATTTCAGAAAAGAAATCCTTTTCAGCTATTAATTTTTCCAGAAAGCGTACATTTTGTGGCATGGGGTCTTGGACTAGCCGCTGTAATGCTGGTAGTTGATTATTTACTGACTCATATTGTACCTGAAGAAAGTATGGATGACGGGGGAATAAACGACCTTTTATTTCGAAATCGCCCCGTATGGCATATCGTTGTAATTGCAGCAATAGTATCGATATGTGAAGAGCTTCTGTTCAGAGGAGCGATTCAATATTCCATTGGTCCTTACTGGACGAGTATTCTGTTCGCACTTATTCATGTTCGTTATTTGCGCCACTTTGTACCTACCGGATGGGTATTCTTAAGCAGCTATGGTCTTGGATATATTTACATTCAATCAGGAAGCCTTTGGGCACCTATACTATGTCATTTCTTCATCGACCTAATCTCTGGTCTGGTGATCCGCTACAGGAGGGAATCATGA
- a CDS encoding genetic competence negative regulator encodes MRIERLSQDKIRIFLTFDDLSERGIQKEDMWQEVPKVHDLFTEMMDQAYSELGFDATGPLAVEVFALPAQGMVVIVTRGKYDHHQYGASGEEELPEEIYEMEVTLEQSDSIVYAFRDFEVLVEAAHVLIGNITSQGKLYSYNNKWYLYFDPKEFEETALSGLVGVLAEFGDSSPVTEAVLDEYGKTVMPENAVQLLCTHFKRQD; translated from the coding sequence ATGAGAATAGAGCGATTAAGTCAAGATAAGATACGGATTTTCCTCACTTTTGACGACCTGAGCGAGCGGGGCATCCAGAAGGAAGACATGTGGCAGGAAGTTCCCAAGGTTCATGACCTGTTTACGGAGATGATGGATCAAGCATATAGTGAACTAGGTTTTGATGCTACCGGTCCGCTTGCCGTAGAAGTTTTCGCATTGCCCGCGCAAGGCATGGTCGTTATAGTGACCCGAGGAAAATATGATCACCATCAGTACGGTGCGTCCGGGGAAGAAGAATTGCCAGAAGAGATTTACGAAATGGAAGTTACTCTTGAACAAAGCGACTCCATTGTATATGCATTCCGCGATTTCGAGGTTCTTGTTGAAGCGGCCCATGTGCTCATCGGTAATATTACTTCCCAGGGGAAACTGTATTCTTATAACAATAAATGGTATCTGTACTTCGATCCAAAGGAATTTGAAGAAACGGCTTTGTCAGGTCTTGTTGGCGTATTAGCTGAGTTTGGAGATTCCTCACCGGTTACAGAAGCTGTTCTCGATGAATACGGGAAGACAGTAATGCCGGAGAATGCAGTCCAGTTATTGTGCACTCATTTTAAGCGTCAGGATTAA
- a CDS encoding SDR family NAD(P)-dependent oxidoreductase, with protein MWKGLKDMTLKGKVALVTGSSRGAGKGIALELARRGAFVYITGRTTDVSTTEHIKGSIDSVLREIKERGGSGAVIRCDHTKDQETEAVIRQIAEEQGRLDILVNNVWGGNDLAVEQKPFWELPTAHWDNMFNAGVRAQLITNYYAIPLMRKAKNDGLIIHTTFWDHYKYLGNFYYDLSKNTLLRMAFGLSQELKDDGIAVIPLSPGWMRTEAVLEAMNTDEEHWQEVEELKMSESTTYIGRAVTALAADPKVMSMSGEPQQVGTLAEKYGFTDIDGRIIPAFII; from the coding sequence ATGTGGAAAGGGTTGAAGGATATGACATTGAAAGGGAAAGTCGCACTGGTTACCGGGAGCAGCAGAGGTGCTGGCAAGGGGATCGCTTTAGAATTAGCAAGAAGAGGTGCTTTTGTCTATATTACAGGGAGAACCACAGATGTCTCCACCACAGAACATATTAAGGGGAGTATAGATAGCGTACTTAGAGAAATAAAAGAGCGTGGAGGTTCTGGTGCGGTAATACGATGTGACCATACGAAGGATCAGGAAACAGAAGCAGTGATTCGTCAGATCGCTGAAGAGCAGGGGCGACTCGATATCTTAGTGAATAACGTATGGGGAGGTAACGATCTAGCTGTCGAGCAGAAGCCTTTTTGGGAGTTGCCTACAGCTCATTGGGACAATATGTTTAATGCCGGTGTGAGAGCACAGTTGATCACGAATTATTACGCAATTCCCCTCATGCGCAAGGCAAAAAATGATGGTCTAATTATCCATACAACCTTCTGGGATCATTATAAATATTTAGGCAACTTTTACTATGATCTTTCAAAAAATACACTATTACGTATGGCCTTTGGTCTGTCACAGGAGTTAAAGGATGATGGTATTGCGGTTATCCCACTTTCACCTGGATGGATGAGAACAGAAGCGGTTCTAGAAGCCATGAATACAGATGAGGAACATTGGCAAGAAGTCGAGGAGCTGAAAATGAGTGAATCGACGACATATATTGGTCGAGCTGTGACTGCACTGGCTGCTGATCCGAAGGTTATGTCCATGTCCGGTGAGCCGCAGCAGGTTGGAACGCTTGCTGAAAAGTATGGTTTTACTGATATCGATGGAAGGATAATCCCTGCATTCATAATATAG
- the serA gene encoding phosphoglycerate dehydrogenase translates to MFKVLVSDPISDLGIQQLMDAEDVVVDKKTGLSEDELIAIIGEYDGLLVRSQTTVTDKIIEAGKNLKVIGRAGVGVDNIKLDAATKRGIVVINAPDGNTITTCEHAFAMMMALARHIPQAYAKTIGGTWDRKTFVGVELRGKTLGVLGMGRIGSEVAKRAKAFGMEILAFDPFLTAERAEKMEVKLASVDDVVRGADFITVHTPLTPETRHMISRPQFEVMKKGMRIINCARGGVIDEMALVEAIDSGIVAGAAFDVFEKEPPQADHPFLSHPKIIVTPHLGASTIEAQENVAIDVSEQVLHILRNEPFINAVNIPPVAPSVMNKLQPYFTLGEKLGSFVTQIAAAAIREIHVEYAGDLSDVDTQPLTRYIVKGVLSRHFAEDVNIVNSMHLAKTRDVNVVITKASKTKGFTNLITVTLKADHDQEYLVAGTLLQGYGERIVQVNKFPVDIAPEGHQIFVSHNDKVGIIGLVGTLLGENDVNIASMQVGRKIVGGAAIMLLTVDKAVPKHVLVKLAGLPEINTAEEIILL, encoded by the coding sequence ATGTTTAAAGTATTAGTATCGGATCCAATCAGTGATTTGGGCATTCAGCAATTGATGGACGCAGAAGATGTAGTTGTAGACAAAAAAACAGGCCTCAGCGAAGACGAACTCATTGCAATTATCGGTGAATACGATGGCCTACTTGTCCGCAGTCAAACTACCGTAACAGACAAAATCATAGAAGCAGGAAAAAATCTAAAAGTAATTGGCCGTGCTGGTGTTGGTGTGGATAATATCAAACTGGATGCTGCAACAAAGCGTGGTATTGTTGTAATTAATGCTCCAGATGGAAATACAATTACGACTTGTGAGCATGCTTTCGCAATGATGATGGCTCTTGCCCGTCACATTCCACAAGCTTATGCAAAAACAATTGGTGGAACCTGGGATAGAAAAACCTTCGTAGGCGTAGAGCTTCGTGGTAAAACTTTAGGTGTACTTGGAATGGGCAGAATCGGTAGCGAAGTGGCTAAACGCGCTAAAGCTTTCGGTATGGAAATTCTTGCTTTTGATCCTTTCCTAACAGCTGAACGTGCTGAAAAGATGGAAGTTAAATTGGCTTCCGTAGACGATGTTGTTCGCGGAGCTGACTTCATTACTGTGCACACTCCACTTACTCCGGAAACACGCCATATGATTTCTCGCCCACAATTCGAAGTGATGAAAAAGGGAATGCGTATCATCAACTGTGCTCGTGGTGGTGTAATTGATGAAATGGCGTTAGTAGAAGCTATCGATAGCGGTATTGTTGCTGGCGCTGCGTTCGACGTATTCGAGAAAGAGCCGCCACAAGCAGATCACCCCTTCTTGTCGCATCCAAAAATCATCGTGACTCCTCACTTGGGCGCTTCTACCATTGAAGCTCAGGAGAATGTAGCGATCGATGTATCGGAACAAGTACTGCATATTCTACGTAATGAACCGTTCATTAACGCGGTCAACATTCCTCCAGTAGCACCAAGTGTAATGAATAAGCTTCAACCTTACTTCACGCTTGGGGAGAAACTGGGCAGCTTTGTTACCCAAATTGCAGCTGCCGCTATCCGTGAGATTCATGTTGAATACGCTGGGGATCTTTCGGATGTAGATACCCAACCGTTAACCCGCTATATTGTAAAAGGTGTGCTCTCCCGCCACTTTGCAGAGGACGTTAATATCGTAAACTCCATGCATTTGGCGAAAACACGCGACGTAAACGTAGTAATAACTAAAGCTTCTAAAACTAAAGGCTTTACCAATCTGATTACTGTCACTCTAAAAGCTGATCATGACCAAGAGTATCTTGTTGCCGGCACCCTGCTGCAAGGCTATGGAGAACGGATTGTTCAAGTGAATAAGTTCCCAGTTGATATTGCTCCTGAAGGCCATCAAATCTTTGTATCCCATAACGATAAAGTAGGGATTATAGGACTCGTGGGTACATTGCTTGGGGAGAACGATGTTAATATCGCCTCCATGCAAGTGGGACGTAAAATTGTTGGGGGCGCTGCAATCATGTTGCTGACCGTTGACAAAGCTGTTCCAAAACATGTCCTTGTGAAGCTTGCTGGTTTACCAGAAATTAACACTGCCGAAGAAATCATCCTTCTTTAA
- a CDS encoding polysaccharide deacetylase family protein: MGKMTSVLLLATLLLTACGNNGANGNTTKNTNATNNPPTAAATQSVETTAPSPEATTSPTPEATADGATSGSKNSAQDEAAAEIPLLYHMNKNYDIVPNEEGTNKKVVLLTFDDGPKNADMINPLMDILDKHQAKAIFFVNGYRVKEHPELLELIYNRGGIIGNHSWDHIVLKDKSYTEVKKQIEDVQNIVKETLGKAPHFFRPPHGAGGDVGKKIAAENGMLYMTWSNGSLDWEMKEKETGKTDKLIKNVTDQLHSGSNILMHELPWTVEALDKLLTTLEGKGYSFVDPRSIELKMR; encoded by the coding sequence GTGGGTAAAATGACATCAGTGCTCCTACTGGCTACCTTGCTGCTGACTGCCTGTGGCAACAATGGTGCAAATGGAAATACAACCAAGAATACGAACGCCACAAACAATCCGCCTACGGCGGCAGCTACACAGAGCGTAGAAACTACGGCGCCATCACCCGAAGCAACAACCAGCCCTACCCCTGAAGCGACAGCAGATGGAGCAACCTCAGGTAGCAAAAACAGCGCTCAAGATGAAGCAGCAGCTGAAATTCCATTGCTGTACCATATGAACAAAAATTACGATATCGTCCCTAATGAGGAAGGTACAAATAAAAAAGTCGTTTTACTTACGTTCGATGACGGCCCCAAAAATGCAGATATGATTAATCCATTAATGGATATTCTGGACAAGCATCAGGCAAAGGCCATCTTCTTCGTAAATGGTTATCGTGTTAAGGAGCATCCCGAGCTTCTGGAGTTAATATATAACCGCGGTGGAATCATCGGCAACCACAGCTGGGATCATATTGTATTGAAAGACAAGTCCTATACTGAGGTAAAAAAACAAATCGAAGACGTTCAAAACATTGTCAAAGAAACACTGGGAAAAGCCCCACACTTTTTCCGTCCCCCGCATGGCGCTGGCGGAGATGTCGGAAAGAAAATTGCTGCTGAGAATGGAATGTTATATATGACCTGGTCCAACGGGTCGCTGGACTGGGAGATGAAAGAGAAAGAAACTGGAAAAACGGATAAACTGATCAAAAATGTGACGGACCAGCTGCATTCAGGCAGTAATATTCTGATGCATGAGCTACCTTGGACAGTCGAAGCCTTGGATAAACTGCTCACTACTCTAGAAGGTAAGGGTTATAGCTTCGTAGATCCTCGCAGCATTGAGCTTAAGATGCGTTAA
- a CDS encoding HAMP domain-containing methyl-accepting chemotaxis protein: protein MNWMHKLPLKQRIVAGCYLVAALFAIPVLVTFMILGNIILGIVLVVVLAALTFPVARFIERTLTSSFDDIANVSHSISKGDFTSRADENGSMGDVSRSFNTMIDKLKKILTEASQITRQVMDASRGIEDKNQNLKIVMAQVASSSNELALGANEISTDIAEMTESIKDIENKVSNYTNSTKEMNRRSIHTLELVEQGRQSVDTQAEGMRKNIQATQKVADTIEALSHNARGITMITKTITEIAEQTNLLSLNASIEAARAGEHGRGFAVVAQEVRKLAEESTASTKEVFGLVRSIETDIKQAIDNIAINEEVVQVQNEMITQSAHIFAQIVQSVQYITEQISSFSSESDLMLESALKISSAIENISAITQQTAAGTEEVSAAMNEQINALQSVAEETEKMTQAVFNLQKTIHIFKF, encoded by the coding sequence ATGAACTGGATGCATAAACTTCCGTTAAAACAAAGAATTGTTGCCGGATGTTACCTCGTTGCCGCATTATTTGCTATTCCTGTTTTAGTTACTTTTATGATCTTAGGCAACATTATTTTGGGTATTGTTCTAGTAGTTGTTCTAGCTGCCTTAACTTTTCCCGTTGCCCGCTTTATCGAGAGAACGCTTACATCTTCTTTTGATGACATCGCGAATGTGTCTCATAGTATTTCAAAAGGGGATTTTACTAGTAGGGCCGATGAGAACGGGTCTATGGGGGATGTAAGTCGTTCCTTTAATACTATGATTGACAAGCTCAAGAAGATTCTGACAGAAGCTTCGCAAATTACTCGCCAAGTCATGGATGCAAGCCGCGGAATCGAAGATAAGAATCAGAATTTGAAAATTGTCATGGCACAGGTAGCCTCTTCATCCAACGAGCTAGCTCTGGGTGCAAATGAAATATCTACAGATATCGCTGAAATGACAGAATCTATTAAAGATATTGAGAATAAGGTATCCAATTATACGAACTCAACGAAAGAAATGAACAGACGTTCAATACATACATTAGAACTAGTTGAACAAGGACGACAATCCGTTGATACTCAAGCTGAAGGCATGCGTAAAAATATTCAGGCTACTCAAAAAGTAGCGGATACTATCGAAGCCCTTTCTCATAACGCTCGAGGAATTACGATGATCACCAAAACCATCACAGAGATCGCAGAGCAGACCAACCTCTTATCGCTGAATGCTTCCATCGAAGCAGCACGTGCCGGAGAACATGGTCGAGGATTTGCTGTAGTCGCACAGGAGGTTCGTAAGCTTGCTGAGGAATCAACGGCTTCAACGAAGGAAGTCTTCGGTTTAGTTCGGAGCATTGAAACTGATATTAAACAAGCGATTGACAATATCGCTATCAACGAAGAAGTCGTACAGGTACAGAATGAGATGATCACTCAATCTGCTCATATCTTTGCTCAAATTGTGCAAAGTGTGCAATATATTACTGAACAGATTTCTTCCTTCTCTTCTGAAAGTGATCTGATGTTAGAAAGTGCCTTGAAAATTTCAAGTGCAATAGAGAATATCTCTGCGATCACGCAGCAAACCGCTGCCGGCACCGAAGAAGTATCGGCCGCTATGAATGAACAAATTAATGCCCTGCAGTCCGTCGCAGAAGAAACTGAGAAAATGACTCAGGCTGTATTCAATCTACAGAAAACGATCCACATTTTCAAATTTTAA
- a CDS encoding WYL domain-containing protein, with protein sequence MRADRLLSILLLLQNRGKMTSRELAETLEVSERTVFRDMEALSASGIPILAERGREGGWMLTEGYRTSLTGMKPQEIGSLLLSADSSIMKDLGIQDDFSSAVLKLEAASSHRTSNPANYLSERIHIDGASWHPSDETYPFLSVLQGALWDDRKVKITYLRNDETKVRMIEPLGLVAKRGVWYVVAKSENELRTFRVSRLVNVEETHEWFNRPNNFDLKRYWEESTTAFKAALPKYPAKLRVRASVLKELQRERFVTLHLLEPSRDAEWVNVDAEFNTIESACRITLSFSPSVIVLAPQELLEMVRSAIATIHAIYEDF encoded by the coding sequence ATGAGAGCCGACCGTTTGTTATCTATATTGCTTCTGTTGCAAAACCGTGGAAAAATGACTTCTCGCGAACTGGCCGAAACACTCGAAGTGTCAGAACGAACTGTGTTTAGAGATATGGAAGCATTAAGTGCTTCAGGGATACCCATTTTAGCTGAACGCGGGCGTGAAGGTGGCTGGATGCTTACAGAAGGGTACCGTACCTCCCTAACGGGCATGAAGCCACAAGAGATTGGTTCGCTGCTTCTGTCCGCTGACTCCTCAATAATGAAGGATCTGGGAATACAGGATGACTTCTCTTCAGCTGTTCTCAAACTGGAGGCGGCTTCCTCACATCGAACTAGCAACCCAGCAAATTACCTTAGCGAGCGCATTCATATTGACGGTGCCAGTTGGCATCCTTCCGATGAGACATATCCATTCCTTTCTGTCCTGCAGGGAGCTCTTTGGGATGACCGCAAAGTAAAAATCACTTATCTTAGGAACGACGAGACTAAGGTCCGTATGATTGAACCTCTTGGATTAGTTGCAAAACGAGGAGTATGGTATGTTGTGGCCAAAAGCGAGAATGAGCTACGGACCTTTCGTGTGTCCAGATTAGTTAACGTTGAGGAAACCCATGAATGGTTCAACAGGCCTAACAATTTTGATTTAAAGCGTTACTGGGAAGAGTCCACCACGGCCTTTAAAGCAGCGCTGCCAAAGTACCCGGCAAAACTAAGGGTTAGAGCTTCTGTGTTAAAAGAATTGCAGCGGGAAAGATTTGTCACTCTCCATTTGCTAGAACCATCTAGAGATGCAGAGTGGGTGAACGTAGATGCTGAATTTAATACGATCGAATCGGCCTGCCGAATCACCCTATCCTTTAGTCCCTCAGTTATTGTTCTTGCACCACAAGAACTTTTAGAGATGGTAAGGTCTGCTATCGCAACAATTCACGCTATATATGAGGATTTTTGA
- a CDS encoding metallophosphoesterase produces the protein MVILWIWELIVAVLLIVLIIAVIMVCNAFRNRIITEEIILKSLPDEFDGFRILFITDIHRRRLPSALLTPLKGKVDAVLLGGDLTEKNSPLNRLADNMSLVTSIAPTYVVHGNHDYRANISLVDQIIRGSGAMLLMDENVRIEREGVSLWLTGVDFPKKGGNTSYRPLPRLTTRTSSKDDACRIILVHDPLWLSKRQSVPADLILAGHTHGGQVILPFLGQRHVENFYHKFDAGMFQWPRRDGTGRDAKLLISRGFGTSHLPIRWGSPAEMHVLTLRKEKH, from the coding sequence ATGGTGATCCTTTGGATATGGGAATTGATCGTGGCTGTGCTTTTGATCGTGTTAATTATTGCAGTGATAATGGTGTGTAACGCCTTTAGAAACAGAATTATTACCGAGGAAATAATTTTGAAGTCGCTCCCAGATGAGTTTGATGGATTTCGTATCTTATTTATAACCGACATCCATCGCCGCCGTCTTCCATCAGCGCTATTGACTCCATTAAAGGGAAAAGTAGATGCTGTTTTATTAGGCGGTGATCTAACAGAAAAAAACAGCCCTCTGAATCGACTGGCCGATAATATGAGTTTAGTTACCTCTATTGCTCCTACCTATGTAGTGCATGGAAACCATGATTATAGAGCTAATATTTCTTTGGTTGATCAGATTATTCGCGGCAGTGGTGCAATGCTGTTAATGGATGAGAATGTGAGGATTGAACGAGAGGGAGTTTCACTGTGGTTAACTGGAGTCGATTTCCCAAAAAAAGGTGGTAATACTTCTTATCGTCCATTACCGCGATTAACGACCCGTACTTCTTCTAAAGATGACGCTTGCCGTATCATTCTTGTTCATGATCCGCTGTGGTTGTCCAAACGTCAAAGTGTGCCGGCTGATCTGATTTTGGCAGGGCACACACATGGAGGCCAAGTTATTCTTCCTTTTTTGGGCCAAAGACATGTAGAGAATTTCTACCATAAATTTGATGCAGGAATGTTTCAATGGCCCAGAAGAGATGGGACAGGAAGGGATGCGAAGCTGCTGATTAGCAGAGGGTTTGGAACCTCTCACTTGCCGATCCGCTGGGGAAGTCCTGCTGAGATGCACGTGCTAACGCTCCGTAAAGAGAAACATTAG